One stretch of Actinacidiphila sp. DG2A-62 DNA includes these proteins:
- a CDS encoding cryptochrome/photolyase family protein: MTVCVVLFTRDLRLHDHPPLRAGLDAADEVVPLFVLDRAIEGAGFAPANRAAFLADSLADLDAGLRRRGGRLVLRAGDVVEEVCRVVREHDAREVHLSADASRYAQRREERLRGALAELRCALTVHDAVANAVPPGDVVPASSDHFAVFTPYFRRWDAQTLRPAVAVPRRVPVPAGVASRDLPRRAGVAGVSPGLARGGEEEGRARLAAWLRGGVDAYEDRHDDLAGDATSRLSPHLHFGTVSAVECVRGARERGGPGAEAFVRQLAWRDFHHQVLAARPDASHADYRSRGDRWRRGADAERDADAWRSGRTGYPIVDAAMRQLAHEGWMHNRGRLLAASFLAKTLYVDWRVGARHFLDLLVDGDVANNQLNWQWVAGTGTDTRPHRVLNPVLQARRYDPDGAYVRRWVPELAGLDGRSAHQPWRLADAERKRLGYPAPIVDLAEGLARFKRARGRG, translated from the coding sequence ATGACCGTCTGCGTGGTCCTGTTCACCCGCGACCTGCGCCTGCACGACCATCCGCCGCTGCGCGCGGGGCTCGACGCGGCGGACGAGGTGGTGCCGCTGTTCGTCCTGGACCGGGCGATCGAGGGCGCCGGGTTCGCGCCCGCCAACCGCGCCGCCTTTCTGGCCGACAGCCTCGCCGACCTGGACGCGGGGCTGCGCCGGCGCGGCGGGCGGCTGGTGCTGCGCGCGGGCGACGTGGTGGAGGAGGTGTGCCGGGTGGTGCGCGAGCACGACGCGCGCGAGGTGCACCTGTCGGCGGACGCCAGCCGGTACGCCCAGCGCCGGGAGGAGCGGTTGCGCGGCGCGCTGGCGGAGCTGCGCTGCGCCCTGACCGTGCACGACGCGGTGGCGAACGCGGTGCCGCCCGGCGATGTCGTGCCCGCCTCCTCCGACCACTTCGCGGTGTTCACGCCGTACTTCCGCCGCTGGGACGCGCAGACGCTGCGGCCGGCCGTGGCCGTACCGCGCCGCGTGCCGGTGCCCGCGGGCGTCGCGTCGCGGGATCTGCCGCGCCGGGCCGGCGTCGCCGGCGTCTCCCCGGGCCTGGCCCGCGGCGGCGAGGAGGAGGGCCGCGCCCGGCTGGCGGCCTGGCTGCGCGGCGGCGTGGACGCCTACGAGGACCGTCACGACGACCTCGCGGGCGACGCGACCTCCCGCCTGTCGCCGCACCTGCACTTCGGCACCGTCTCGGCGGTGGAGTGCGTGCGCGGGGCCCGCGAGCGCGGCGGTCCGGGCGCCGAGGCGTTCGTGCGGCAGCTGGCCTGGCGGGACTTCCACCACCAGGTGCTCGCCGCCCGCCCGGACGCCTCGCACGCGGACTACCGGTCGCGCGGGGACCGCTGGCGGCGGGGCGCCGACGCGGAGCGGGACGCCGACGCGTGGCGCTCGGGCCGCACCGGCTACCCGATCGTGGACGCGGCGATGCGCCAGCTCGCCCACGAGGGCTGGATGCACAACCGCGGACGGCTGCTGGCCGCCTCCTTCCTGGCCAAGACGCTCTACGTGGACTGGCGGGTGGGCGCCCGGCACTTCCTGGACCTGCTGGTCGACGGCGACGTGGCGAACAACCAGCTCAACTGGCAGTGGGTGGCGGGCACCGGCACGGACACCCGCCCCCACCGGGTCCTCAACCCCGTGCTCCAGGCCCGCCGTTACGACCCCGACGGCGCGTACGTGCGCCGCTGGGTGCCCGAACTGGCGGGCCTGGACGGCCGGTCGGCGCACCAGCCGTGGCGGCTGGCGGACGCGGAACGCAAACGCCTGGGCTATCCCGCGCCGATCGTCGACCTCGCCGAGGGCCTGGCCCGCTTCAAGCGCGCGCGGGGCCGCGGCTGA
- a CDS encoding SDR family oxidoreductase, translating into MVAAEGGPGAGDGRLCLVTGASGYIGGRLVPVLLERGLRVRCLVRSPEKLRDLPWAGDVEVVRGDVADEESVRAAMRGADVAYYLVHALGKGASFERTDRRAARVFGAQARREGVARLVYLGGLTPEGVPEERLSPHLRSRAEVGRILLESGVPTTVLRAAVVLGSGSASFEMLRYLTERLPVMVTPSWVGTRLQPIAVRDVLRLLAGSADMPPDVSRAFDIGGPDVLTYADMMRRYAAVAGLPRRLILPVPMLTPRLSSQWVGLVTPVPAGLARPLTESLRHEVVCREDDIAALVPDPPRGRLGVDAALEAALRRVREASVTTRWSSASVPGAPSDPLPTDPDWAGGSLYTDCRGVEVDAPPQALWRVVEGIGGDNGWYSFPAGWAVRGWLDRLVGGVGLRRGRRDATRLRVGDSLDFWRVEEIEPGRLLRLRAEMRLPGLAWLEMRVEPAPGGSGGAGSGPGARTDAGARTDAGGVAGTDAAGNTAAGNTAAGDGAPDGGPAGRSRYRQRAVFHPHGLLGHAYWWSVSPFHALVFGGMARNIARAAARGHLASGRGGR; encoded by the coding sequence GTGGTGGCGGCAGAGGGCGGCCCGGGCGCGGGTGACGGGCGGCTGTGCCTGGTCACCGGCGCCAGCGGCTACATCGGCGGGCGGCTGGTGCCGGTCCTGCTGGAGCGGGGGCTGCGGGTGCGCTGCCTGGTCCGCTCCCCGGAGAAGCTGCGCGACCTGCCGTGGGCGGGCGACGTGGAGGTGGTGCGCGGCGACGTCGCCGACGAGGAGTCGGTGCGCGCGGCGATGCGCGGCGCCGACGTCGCCTACTACCTGGTGCACGCGCTCGGGAAGGGCGCCTCCTTCGAGCGGACCGACCGGCGGGCGGCGCGCGTCTTCGGCGCGCAGGCGCGCCGGGAGGGCGTGGCGCGCCTGGTCTACCTGGGCGGGCTGACGCCCGAGGGCGTCCCCGAGGAGCGGCTGTCGCCGCACCTGCGCTCGCGCGCCGAAGTGGGGCGCATCCTGCTGGAGTCGGGCGTGCCCACCACGGTGCTGCGGGCCGCGGTGGTGCTCGGCTCAGGCTCGGCGTCGTTCGAGATGCTGCGCTATCTGACCGAGCGGCTGCCGGTGATGGTCACCCCGAGCTGGGTCGGCACCCGGCTCCAGCCGATCGCGGTGCGCGACGTGCTGCGGCTGCTCGCGGGCAGCGCCGACATGCCGCCGGACGTCAGCCGCGCCTTCGACATCGGCGGCCCCGACGTCCTGACCTACGCGGACATGATGCGCCGTTACGCGGCGGTCGCCGGCCTGCCGCGGCGGCTGATCCTGCCGGTGCCGATGCTGACGCCGCGGCTGTCCAGCCAGTGGGTCGGGCTGGTCACGCCGGTCCCCGCCGGCCTGGCCCGCCCTCTCACCGAGTCGCTGCGGCACGAGGTGGTGTGCCGCGAGGACGACATCGCGGCGCTGGTGCCCGACCCGCCGCGGGGGCGGCTCGGCGTGGACGCCGCGCTGGAGGCGGCGCTGCGCCGGGTGCGCGAGGCGTCGGTCACCACGCGGTGGTCCTCGGCGTCGGTGCCGGGCGCGCCGAGCGATCCGCTGCCCACCGACCCCGACTGGGCCGGCGGCAGCCTCTACACCGACTGCCGCGGCGTGGAGGTGGACGCGCCGCCGCAGGCGCTGTGGCGGGTGGTCGAGGGCATCGGCGGCGACAACGGCTGGTACTCCTTCCCGGCGGGCTGGGCGGTGCGCGGCTGGCTGGACCGGCTGGTCGGCGGCGTCGGGCTGCGCCGCGGCCGGCGTGACGCGACGCGGCTGCGGGTCGGCGACTCGCTGGACTTCTGGCGGGTGGAGGAGATCGAGCCGGGCCGGCTGCTCAGGCTGCGCGCGGAGATGCGGCTGCCGGGCCTGGCCTGGCTGGAGATGCGGGTGGAGCCGGCGCCGGGCGGAAGCGGCGGCGCGGGGAGCGGCCCCGGCGCGCGGACCGATGCCGGCGCGCGGACCGATGCCGGCGGTGTTGCCGGCACGGACGCCGCCGGCAACACCGCCGCCGGCAACACCGCCGCCGGCGACGGCGCCCCGGACGGCGGCCCCGCCGGCCGCAGCCGGTACCGCCAGCGTGCCGTGTTCCACCCGCACGGGCTGCTCGGCCACGCCTACTGGTGGTCGGTCTCGCCGTTCCACGCGCTGGTCTTCGGCGGGATGGCCCGCAACATCGCCCGGGCCGCCGCCCGCGGCCATCTCGCGTCCGGGAGGGGCGGCCGATGA
- a CDS encoding beta galactosidase jelly roll domain-containing protein, whose translation MHGLPLDEWTPREVRRAPDAAAPSGGSGFATARFTVAEPADAFLALPGFAKGFVWVNGTLLGRYWEIGPQTTLYLPAPLVVPGANTVTVLELERLGDRVDLRERAELGPRQEYVETF comes from the coding sequence ATGCACGGGCTGCCGCTGGACGAGTGGACGCCGCGGGAGGTGCGGCGCGCGCCGGACGCCGCCGCGCCCTCGGGCGGCTCGGGCTTCGCCACCGCGCGCTTCACCGTCGCCGAGCCGGCCGACGCCTTCCTCGCGCTGCCCGGCTTCGCCAAGGGCTTCGTCTGGGTCAACGGCACGCTGCTGGGCCGCTACTGGGAGATCGGCCCGCAGACCACCCTCTACCTGCCCGCGCCGCTGGTCGTCCCCGGCGCCAACACCGTCACCGTCCTGGAGCTGGAACGCCTCGGCGACCGCGTGGACCTGCGCGAGCGCGCGGAGCTGGGGCCGCGGCAGGAGTACGTCGAGACGTTCTGA